The Desulfovibrio aminophilus DSM 12254 genome segment TGGTCCACCAGGCTGTTGAGCGCGTCCGGACGAAGGAACACGCCGCCCAGCACGGCCTGCTCGGCCTCCAGGGCCTGGGGGGTGAGGCGCGCGGTCATACAGCACTCCCATGATCCCAGGCAGCCCACGCGGACTCCCTAGAGGAGTAGGCTCCTGCACTCGCCCCGCACCCCCCACACGCCACCCAATACATGACAGGGCGGCCAAATTGCGTGGACTCCAGACAGCCGCATCCACCACAAAAAGGACACATCCGATGCTCTCCCCCCAGCACGGCCTGCGCGGCGCGGCGGCGCTCATCCTCCATACGCTCAGACTCCCATGCCTCCTCCCACAGTCTGCGGCTGACAGGGCTCCGCATCGGATTGGCCTCCAGAGGGATGCCGGAGAGATACGCCCGGCGGCCCTTAGCCCTGGCGTTGGCCCAGGTGGCGCGTTCGCTCATGCGGCCTCCTGGAGTGGATAGGGATAATCCACCTGAAAGAACCCCAATCGACCAGGGCAGGGCCAGAATCGCAACGGCAGTGCATTGCTCACC includes the following:
- a CDS encoding Lar family restriction alleviation protein, whose translation is MSERATWANARAKGRRAYLSGIPLEANPMRSPVSRRLWEEAWESERMEDERRRAAQAVLGGEHRMCPFCGGCGCLESTQFGRPVMYWVACGGCGASAGAYSSRESAWAAWDHGSAV